The nucleotide sequence GCCCTCGCCGTGCATGCCGAAATCCGGGCCGCCGATCGTCGCGACGCCGGTCTCGTCCAGCAAGGCGGAGGCCAGCGCCTTGGCTCGCCAGCCCGTCCCGGATATGTTCGGGAAGGCGTAGAACGCCCCTTTCGGCGTGACGCAACCCACCCCTGGCAGGTCGTTCAGGCCCGCGACGACGATCGCGCGCCGCCGGTCGAACTCGGCCAGCATCGCGGCCACGCAATCCTGCGGCCCGTCGAGTGCCGCGATGCCGGCGTACTGCGTCGCCGCGTTGACGCAGGAATGGGAATTGACCGCGAGCTTGCGCGCCGCATCGTAGAGCGGCTGCGGCCAGACCGACCAGCCGAGGCGCCAGCCCGTCATCGCGTAGGTCTTCGAGGCGCCGTCGAGGTAGATCAGCCGGTCGCGGATCTCCGGATAGGCCAGGAGCGAGTGGTGCGCCTCGCCGTCATAGGTCATCGTGCCGTAGATCTCGTCCGACAGTACGGCTACGTCCGGATGCGCGGCGAGCCCCGCCACCAGGGCGTCGATCTCGGCCTTGGGCGTCACGCCGCCGGTGGGGTTGGCGGGCGAGTTGAGGATGAGGAGCCGCGTCCGGTCGGTGACGAGGCTCAGCACCTCCGCCGCCGAGAAGGCGAAGCCGTTCCGTTCGCGAATCGGCACCGGCACGGGCGTGGCGCCGGTGAACTCGATCATCGAGCGGTAGATCGGAAATCCAGGATCCGGGTAGAGGACCTCGGCACCGGGCTCGCCGAACATCAGGATCGCCATGAACATGGTGACCTTGCCGCCCGGCACGATCAGAACGGATTCAGGAGAGACCTCGACGCGGTGACGCCGCAGGATGTCTCGGGCCACCGCCTCGCGCAGGCCCAGGATCCCGGTCGCCGGCGTGTAGCCGTGGTGGCCGTCGCGCAGCGCCCGTATGCCCGCCTCCACGATGTGGGGCGGCGTCGGCATGTCGGGCTGGCCGATGCCGAGATTGATGACATCGCGCCCCTGCGCGGCGAGGGCACCTGCGCGGGCGAGCACCGCGAAGGCGTTCTCCTCCCCGATACGGCCGAAGGCCGGAACGATCTGGAGCATGACGCCCTCTCGGTGCGGTGCAGTGGCGGCGCGAGGGCCCCGCGCCGCGTCCTCGCATCAGGCCTTGGTGCGCTCGGCGAGCCGGCTCGCGCCGAACGAGAGCGCGCCCGCGACGATGCCCAGGATCACGAAGGTCTTCACCGTCGCCCAGACCAGAGCCGGCTCGATGCCGGTATCGGTGTAGAGCACGAGGCTGATCGCGGCGATCGGCAGGCTGACGAGGATGAAGAGCGGAACCAGCGGATTCATGTCGGCACTCGCGTCGAGCGGGAAAGGGGCGTCGGGACAGGCCCGTACGCCGGAAGAGCGCCCGTGCATAGCACCGGCTCGGCCGTATGGGGAGAGCGTCAGCACAATGGTTCCTCTGGGTCCTTCTTCCGAGCGGGCGCAGGGCGACCGCATAGGAACCTTTGGATCGCACCCGAACCGGACGCGCCCCTCTCCGATGCCGAGAGTATCGAAGCAAGGCCGCAGGCGCCGCTCAGGCCGCGAGGAAGCGGCGGATCCAGCCGCCGAGTCGCGCGCTGTCGTGCGGGGCCTCGAGGCTGGCGAGCGCCCGTTCCATCAGGGCCGGATCCCGAAGCGCGGCGCCGTGGTTCCGGGTGAGGGCGCGGGCATAGTCGGGGCGAAATTCCGGGTGGCACTGGCAGGAGAGGGCGGCACGGTCGGCGTATTCCAGCACGCCGTAGGGTGTGAAGGCGCTGCCCGCCAGCACGCGCGCCCCCGGAGGCGGCACCGTGACCTGATCCTGGTGGCTCACCGGCACGGCGATATGGGCCGCCGCGTCCATGAAGGGCGCGCGCGCCGTGATGTCGTAGGCGTGAAGCCCGAGCCCCCAGCCGCACGACGCCTTCTCGGCCCGTCCCCCGAAGGCCTCGGCCATGACCTGGTGGCCGAAGCAGATGCCGACGAGCTTCCGATCCGGGGGCAGCGCCCGCAGGAAGGCGACGAGGTCGGCGATCCACGGCAGGGGATCGTAGACGCCGGCCGGCGAACCGGTGATCAGGAAGGCCTCGTGCGCGGCCGGGTCCGGCCATTCGCCCGCCCGCACGTCGAAGGCCGCGCAGGCGTAGCCGGGCCCCAGGAGATCGGCCGACATCGCGGCGTAGGACGGAAAGTGCGAGAGTCTCGCGGGCGGGCGGCCGGTCTCGAGGATGGCGATGCGCAAGGGGTCGTCGTCCGTGGCGGTCCGGCCGCGCGACCGGGTGGCCTCCGGGTTAGGCCGTGCTCGCCCCCGCGCGCAAGCGGCGCGCGGGCTTCGGGCGGATGTCCATCGGGTTGCCGCGCCAGACCACGGCGTTGCGCATCCAGGCGCGGACCCAGAGCAGCGTAATCATCGCGTCGCGCACGAGAAGGCAGAGGAGGAGGCGCCGCGAGCGCTGCCAGCCGGCGCGGGCGGCGAGCGCGTACTCGGCACCGTAGGACAGGGCCGCAAGCCCGGCGAGGCCGACCCAGGTCTCCGGAGTCCCGGCGAGCAGGCCCGCCAGGAGGAAGGGCACCAGCACGCCGCTGGCGATCTCCGGCGCGAAGAAGAGCGGGAACGTCACCCGGCGCAGCCGCGCCCAGCGCAGCTGGCGCGACCAGACCTCGCGGCGGCGGCGCAGGCCCAGCGGCTGCTCGAACGGGGCCGGCACGAGGTGCACCCGGCGCCCGGCCGCCCGGACCAGCTTCGTCGCGGCCGCGTCCTCGGCGATCTCGGCGGCGAGCGCCCGGATGCCGCCCTGGCGCTCGAGGAAGGGCCGGTGCCAGAGCATGCTCTTGCCCTGCGCGAAGCCGAGGCCGAGCGCCTCGCCGGTATATTGCCAGCGCGCCTGCAGGGTGTTGAGGAACGCGCACTCCACCTCGGCCCAGAGGTTGCCGGGCCGCGCGCCCACCGGGGTCGAGCAGACGAG is from Methylobacterium radiodurans and encodes:
- a CDS encoding pyridoxal phosphate-dependent aminotransferase, which gives rise to MLQIVPAFGRIGEENAFAVLARAGALAAQGRDVINLGIGQPDMPTPPHIVEAGIRALRDGHHGYTPATGILGLREAVARDILRRHRVEVSPESVLIVPGGKVTMFMAILMFGEPGAEVLYPDPGFPIYRSMIEFTGATPVPVPIRERNGFAFSAAEVLSLVTDRTRLLILNSPANPTGGVTPKAEIDALVAGLAAHPDVAVLSDEIYGTMTYDGEAHHSLLAYPEIRDRLIYLDGASKTYAMTGWRLGWSVWPQPLYDAARKLAVNSHSCVNAATQYAGIAALDGPQDCVAAMLAEFDRRRAIVVAGLNDLPGVGCVTPKGAFYAFPNISGTGWRAKALASALLDETGVATIGGPDFGMHGEGYIRLSYANSAENIRRALERMRAFLEQRAPDSGQRG
- a CDS encoding type 1 glutamine amidotransferase, with the translated sequence MRIAILETGRPPARLSHFPSYAAMSADLLGPGYACAAFDVRAGEWPDPAAHEAFLITGSPAGVYDPLPWIADLVAFLRALPPDRKLVGICFGHQVMAEAFGGRAEKASCGWGLGLHAYDITARAPFMDAAAHIAVPVSHQDQVTVPPPGARVLAGSAFTPYGVLEYADRAALSCQCHPEFRPDYARALTRNHGAALRDPALMERALASLEAPHDSARLGGWIRRFLAA
- a CDS encoding ceramide glucosyltransferase, translating into MIEANATALALALCGLLTLINLASLGIAARRIGRVRGPSAFPVGAPVSLVRPVCGLETFSEETLTRGFRLDYPDYEIVFCVADPADPVLPLVNRLVAAHPAVPARVLVGDERVSDNPKLNNCVRGWEAARHDWIVLADSNVLMPPDYLQQMQAAWRDDTGLVCSTPVGARPGNLWAEVECAFLNTLQARWQYTGEALGLGFAQGKSMLWHRPFLERQGGIRALAAEIAEDAAATKLVRAAGRRVHLVPAPFEQPLGLRRRREVWSRQLRWARLRRVTFPLFFAPEIASGVLVPFLLAGLLAGTPETWVGLAGLAALSYGAEYALAARAGWQRSRRLLLCLLVRDAMITLLWVRAWMRNAVVWRGNPMDIRPKPARRLRAGASTA